Proteins encoded in a region of the Teredinibacter purpureus genome:
- a CDS encoding TRZ/ATZ family hydrolase, protein MTTKITVDLCLDASWIAPVIPRGRLYTDCSLLINGDTIIGITPTSDVSSQYTPLKRVDLTRQLIMPGLINTHGHAAMALLRGFADDHPLDTWLQDHIWPAENRWVNETFVEDGSKLAIAEMLLTGTTCFADMYYFPEACAAAAREAGIRAQITFPILDAPNNWSRDADDAFHKGLQLRDKYRSHPLIEIGFGPHAPYTVSDQSLQRIATYAEELQAPIQIHLHETAHEIDTALAETGIRPLQRLHDLGLLTPLTQCVHMTQTTADDRALLKLTGAHVIHCPQSNMKLASGTCNAQQLLDADINVALGTDGAASNNTLNMFAELQTAALLGKLAANNPAAINATTAIEMATINGARAMGIEEKVGSLEAGKQADVIAIDLSNIASLPVHNPLSQLVYTGAGAHVTHVWVAGEQRVHNGALTQLSLEEIKINTHKWQNRMKGNEPPKNASTHIGERES, encoded by the coding sequence ATGACCACAAAAATAACCGTAGACCTATGCCTAGACGCCTCTTGGATTGCTCCCGTGATTCCACGTGGCCGCCTTTATACTGATTGCAGCCTATTAATCAACGGCGACACCATTATAGGTATAACCCCGACTAGCGATGTTAGCAGCCAATACACGCCCCTAAAGCGAGTAGATCTTACCCGGCAATTGATTATGCCGGGGCTTATCAACACCCACGGTCATGCGGCTATGGCCCTGCTACGCGGTTTTGCCGATGATCACCCTCTCGACACCTGGCTACAAGACCATATATGGCCGGCCGAAAACCGTTGGGTAAATGAAACATTTGTGGAAGACGGAAGCAAACTCGCCATCGCCGAGATGTTATTAACAGGTACAACCTGTTTTGCCGATATGTATTATTTCCCCGAAGCGTGTGCCGCAGCCGCCCGCGAAGCCGGTATTCGGGCGCAAATTACCTTCCCTATATTGGACGCCCCTAATAACTGGTCCCGAGATGCTGATGACGCGTTCCACAAAGGTTTACAGCTGCGTGACAAATACCGTTCTCACCCCCTTATAGAGATTGGCTTTGGCCCCCATGCGCCCTACACCGTTAGCGACCAGTCACTACAACGCATTGCGACCTACGCAGAAGAACTGCAAGCCCCCATTCAAATACACTTACACGAAACGGCTCACGAGATCGATACCGCTCTAGCAGAAACCGGCATACGTCCCTTGCAACGCTTACACGATCTCGGGCTGCTCACGCCTTTAACGCAGTGCGTGCATATGACGCAAACCACCGCAGACGATAGAGCACTATTAAAACTTACCGGTGCACACGTTATTCATTGCCCGCAATCGAACATGAAGCTGGCCAGCGGTACCTGTAACGCCCAGCAGCTTTTAGACGCCGATATAAACGTAGCCCTCGGTACTGATGGCGCGGCCAGCAATAACACGCTGAATATGTTTGCCGAGCTACAAACAGCCGCATTGCTCGGTAAACTTGCGGCCAACAACCCCGCCGCGATCAATGCCACCACCGCCATTGAGATGGCAACCATTAACGGCGCACGCGCAATGGGAATTGAAGAAAAAGTGGGATCACTCGAAGCCGGTAAACAAGCCGATGTGATTGCCATAGACCTCTCTAATATAGCCTCTTTGCCAGTGCACAACCCGCTGAGCCAACTGGTATACACCGGTGCAGGCGCGCACGTAACACATGTTTGGGTGGCCGGTGAGCAACGCGTTCATAACGGCGCTCTCACACAGCTATCGCTTGAAGAGATTAAGATTAATACCCATAAATGGCAAAACCGTATGAAGGGTAACGAACCCCCTAAAAATGCCAGTACACACATTGGAGAGCGCGAATCATGA
- a CDS encoding YciK family oxidoreductase: protein MIDSNTLVQYDAPSKLLHDKIILVTGAGDGIGRAAALAFAQAGATVVLLGRTLSKLEAVYDEIEANNGPKPAIIPINFEGAAEQDFIEVGNVLAEEFGHIDGLLHNASELGPRTPIANYGLEQWQKLLQVNVTAPFILTKTLLPLLLSAPSASVVFTGADVGLKGRAYWGAYAVSKAASENLMETLADEFDGKNTIRINSINPGPTRTKMRATAYPAEDPGKIASAESLMNRYLYLMGKDSEGISGQQFNAQPTVEISASNQLNL, encoded by the coding sequence ATGATCGATTCAAATACGCTCGTTCAATACGACGCGCCCAGTAAATTATTACACGATAAAATTATTCTCGTGACCGGTGCTGGAGATGGCATAGGCAGAGCTGCGGCCTTGGCGTTTGCCCAAGCCGGTGCAACGGTTGTATTACTCGGCCGAACCCTTTCAAAACTCGAAGCCGTTTACGACGAAATTGAAGCCAATAATGGCCCCAAGCCAGCCATTATTCCTATTAATTTTGAAGGCGCCGCCGAGCAAGATTTTATTGAAGTAGGTAATGTGCTCGCAGAGGAATTTGGCCATATCGACGGTTTACTGCATAACGCTAGCGAACTCGGCCCACGTACGCCCATCGCCAATTACGGGCTTGAACAATGGCAAAAATTATTGCAAGTAAATGTGACCGCGCCGTTTATCCTCACAAAAACACTCTTACCGCTTTTATTAAGTGCACCGAGTGCTAGCGTAGTATTTACCGGTGCAGACGTTGGTTTAAAGGGTCGCGCTTATTGGGGCGCATATGCCGTCTCTAAAGCCGCCAGCGAAAACCTAATGGAAACCTTAGCCGATGAGTTTGATGGCAAAAACACTATTCGTATTAACTCGATAAACCCTGGCCCTACACGCACCAAAATGCGCGCGACCGCTTACCCCGCAGAAGACCCCGGGAAAATAGCCTCAGCAGAATCGCTTATGAACCGTTATTTATACCTCATGGGAAAAGACAGTGAAGGCATTTCAGGCCAACAGTTTAATGCTCAACCTACCGTAGAAATAAGCGCTAGCAACCA
- a CDS encoding HAD family hydrolase, which translates to MNPKLTAVFFDLDGTLLDTAPDLAAALNRLLRSKSMPELPLTAVRNVVSDGANAMLQMAFNCKPNDNGFAELRSALLNFYLLDLATHTTTFDGIDTLLENLASKGIHWGVVTNKPWTYTEPLMNAFKFSSEPCSIICPEHVEERKPAPDALLLACKQSACLPQNALYIGDHKRDILCGINAGMPTIAVGYGYIDANDSHENWNATHCVNNASEIWPIIETYL; encoded by the coding sequence ATGAACCCGAAACTTACGGCTGTTTTTTTTGACTTAGATGGTACGCTGCTCGATACCGCTCCAGATTTGGCGGCAGCGCTTAACCGGCTACTGCGCAGTAAAAGTATGCCAGAATTACCGTTAACCGCAGTACGCAACGTTGTCTCCGACGGCGCTAACGCCATGCTACAAATGGCGTTTAATTGTAAACCCAACGATAATGGCTTCGCTGAACTGCGCAGTGCATTACTCAACTTTTATTTACTCGATTTAGCCACTCACACAACCACTTTCGACGGCATTGATACCCTTCTGGAAAACCTAGCCTCCAAGGGCATTCACTGGGGCGTTGTCACAAATAAACCTTGGACCTATACCGAACCGCTCATGAACGCATTTAAATTTTCTTCTGAGCCGTGTTCTATTATATGCCCTGAACATGTGGAAGAACGCAAGCCCGCACCCGACGCCTTACTGCTCGCCTGTAAGCAAAGCGCTTGCCTACCGCAAAATGCTCTTTATATTGGTGACCACAAACGCGATATTCTGTGTGGAATTAACGCAGGCATGCCCACTATCGCCGTAGGCTACGGTTACATTGACGCAAACGATAGCCACGAGAATTGGAACGCAACCCATTGCGTTAATAACGCCAGCGAAATATGGCCTATTATTGAAACATACCTTTAG
- the ubiG gene encoding bifunctional 2-polyprenyl-6-hydroxyphenol methylase/3-demethylubiquinol 3-O-methyltransferase UbiG, with the protein MTTTANQNVDEAEIAKFERMASRWWDLNGEFKPLHDINPLRANYIDERAAVAEKKVLDIGCGGGILCEALFQRGANVTGIDMGVAPLEVAKLHGLETGAQVDYQHTTAEAFAQNNANQFDIVTCLEMLEHVPNPASTIDACTALVKPGGDIFFSTINRNPKAYGVAILGAEYLLKLLPKGTHEYGKFIRPSELSRWARESGLVVNNICGITYNVFTKKYKLNPDDIDVNYLIHATKPL; encoded by the coding sequence ATGACGACGACAGCCAACCAAAATGTTGATGAAGCCGAGATTGCAAAATTTGAACGCATGGCCAGCCGCTGGTGGGATTTAAACGGCGAATTTAAGCCCCTGCACGACATTAACCCGCTACGCGCCAACTACATTGATGAGCGCGCGGCCGTCGCAGAAAAGAAAGTACTCGATATTGGTTGTGGTGGCGGAATATTATGCGAAGCTCTTTTTCAGCGCGGCGCCAATGTGACCGGTATAGACATGGGAGTGGCGCCGCTAGAAGTTGCTAAGCTTCACGGCCTAGAAACTGGCGCTCAGGTTGACTACCAACACACTACCGCAGAAGCCTTTGCTCAGAATAACGCGAATCAATTCGACATTGTTACCTGCTTAGAAATGCTCGAACACGTACCCAACCCCGCGAGCACAATCGATGCCTGTACAGCATTAGTAAAACCCGGTGGCGACATTTTCTTTTCAACCATTAACCGCAACCCAAAAGCATACGGCGTTGCCATTCTTGGGGCAGAATACCTGCTTAAATTATTACCCAAAGGCACGCACGAATACGGCAAGTTTATTCGCCCTTCAGAGCTTAGCCGCTGGGCACGAGAATCTGGCCTTGTAGTGAATAATATTTGCGGCATTACGTACAATGTTTTCACCAAAAAATATAAACTTAACCCAGACGATATCGATGTTAATTATTTAATTCACGCGACCAAACCGTTATGA